The genome window ATCCAGGTCCGGGCCCGCTCTCGCGTCGGGGAGTGTCGTACGGGCGCGCCGTCAGCCGGTGAAGATCTCCACCAGGGTCCAGATCGCCAGCCCCAGCATGCAGAGCCCGCCGATCCGCTGGACCGTCTTCAGCGGCACGCGCTTCGCGATGAAACGCCCGGCGAGCAGTGCCAGCGCCGAGACGGACATCAGAGCGGCCGCGGACCCGATCGCCGTGGACCAAGTGCCGTTGCTCGCGGCCAGATTGGCCGTGGTGATCTGGGTGAGGTCGCCCCACTCGCTGATGAAGACGGCCATGAACGCGGTCGAGTAGACCGGCCAGAAACCGGTCACCGTCTTCGTGCCGCCGTCCTCGTCCTCGTCGCCGCCGCCGGCGCGCAGCAGCATGAAGGCCCCGAACGCGAAGAGGGAGGCCGAGACGAGCTTGACGATCCAGTCGGGCAGCAGCCCGATCAGGCTGCCGGCCCCCACCGCGATGGCGACGTGCACGATGAACGCGGACGATGTGCCGAACCAGACGTACAGCGGTCGCATGCGGGTGCCCATGGCGAGCGACGCGAACATCGTCTTGTCGGGGAGTTCCGCGAGGAAGATCAGCCCGAAGGCGGTGAGAATCGCCAGGGGGTCGAGGTGCATTCCGGGTGGCTTTCTGTAGGAGCCGGGCCCCGGGCCTTCGCGAAGTGCCACTGGGGCTTCCGGAGGACCACTCGGCCCGGCATGACGTCAGCGCCCACGGGGTGCGGGCGTGTCATACCTGACCGAAGGTCTCGCCCGCCCGCGGTGATCCACGAGCCCGGCCACCGGGAACCCGGAGGTTCCAGTGTGTCGACGACCGGTTTGCGGGGCTACTCCCCTTCGCAGCCACCAACTGTACCCCACCCGCTCAC of Streptomyces sp. NBC_01363 contains these proteins:
- a CDS encoding TMEM165/GDT1 family protein, whose translation is MHLDPLAILTAFGLIFLAELPDKTMFASLAMGTRMRPLYVWFGTSSAFIVHVAIAVGAGSLIGLLPDWIVKLVSASLFAFGAFMLLRAGGGDEDEDGGTKTVTGFWPVYSTAFMAVFISEWGDLTQITTANLAASNGTWSTAIGSAAALMSVSALALLAGRFIAKRVPLKTVQRIGGLCMLGLAIWTLVEIFTG